In the genome of Hugenholtzia roseola DSM 9546, one region contains:
- a CDS encoding sodium:solute symporter family protein, translating to MLALCITLYLLLTLILGYLASLKVKNTADFVVAGRSLPLFMAATVMFATWFGSETIVASPAEFVEKGVLGLIQDPFGAALCLFLVGFFYARKLYSLNLLTFCDYFKIRFGKKTELLSALLIIPSYFGWIGAQLVALKIIMGTVLGIDEYTGLLIGAALVTFYTYIGGMWAVSLTDFLQTFVIIGGLLAVLVGILIEIEDLSILLQAPAHKPDFWNLTPKELDLPSSMTYLAAWITIGLGSIPQQDVFQRVMAAKSPKTAVQASHVGGLMYLSLGLVPVLMVWAGIQVYPDLAQKGENLLPTLVLNHSHIAIQVLFFGALLSAVMSTTSGAILAPASVLGENIIRHFKKDISDKHLLLTIRISIIFVMLFSLAMAIWKPNIHELVAQSSIFSLVSLFVPLTAGLYWKKASPVGAFLSMCLGMIAWGIAEFAFAEAAVPPLIWGLLGSGLAMWCGSLWEAARNK from the coding sequence ATGCTCGCCCTTTGCATCACCTTATACCTTCTTCTGACGCTAATTTTAGGTTATTTGGCTTCTTTGAAAGTAAAAAATACGGCAGATTTCGTTGTGGCAGGGCGCAGTTTGCCCCTTTTTATGGCGGCGACGGTAATGTTTGCCACTTGGTTTGGCTCTGAAACTATCGTAGCCTCGCCTGCCGAATTTGTGGAAAAAGGCGTTTTAGGACTTATCCAAGACCCTTTTGGGGCAGCTTTGTGCCTTTTTTTGGTAGGATTTTTTTATGCGCGAAAGCTATACAGTTTGAATTTGCTCACCTTTTGCGACTATTTTAAAATCCGTTTTGGTAAAAAAACAGAACTTCTTTCAGCCCTTCTTATCATTCCCTCTTATTTTGGTTGGATAGGGGCGCAACTTGTGGCACTCAAAATTATTATGGGAACAGTTTTGGGAATAGACGAATATACAGGTTTATTGATTGGTGCAGCTTTGGTAACTTTTTATACCTATATCGGTGGCATGTGGGCAGTTTCACTCACCGATTTTTTGCAGACCTTTGTTATCATTGGCGGCTTGCTTGCTGTTTTAGTTGGAATTTTAATAGAAATAGAAGATTTATCTATCTTACTACAAGCCCCTGCCCATAAACCCGATTTTTGGAATCTGACTCCCAAAGAATTAGACCTGCCAAGCAGCATGACCTATCTTGCAGCTTGGATAACGATAGGGTTGGGTTCGATACCACAACAAGATGTTTTTCAGCGCGTTATGGCGGCAAAAAGCCCTAAAACGGCTGTGCAGGCTTCGCATGTAGGCGGCTTGATGTACCTTAGCTTGGGGCTTGTGCCTGTCCTGATGGTATGGGCGGGGATTCAGGTTTATCCAGATTTGGCGCAAAAAGGGGAAAATTTGTTGCCAACTTTGGTATTAAATCATAGCCATATCGCTATTCAGGTACTCTTTTTTGGGGCATTGCTCTCGGCTGTGATGAGTACGACCAGCGGCGCGATATTAGCTCCAGCTTCTGTTTTGGGAGAGAATATTATCCGCCATTTTAAAAAAGACATTTCCGATAAACATCTTTTACTTACCATTCGAATTTCTATTATTTTTGTCATGCTTTTTTCATTAGCAATGGCAATTTGGAAGCCTAATATTCACGAATTGGTAGCCCAATCCTCTATTTTTTCGTTAGTATCGCTTTTCGTACCCCTTACGGCAGGCTTGTATTGGAAAAAAGCAAGTCCTGTGGGTGCGTTTCTCTCTATGTGTTTGGGTATGATAGCTTGGGGAATTGCTGAATTTGCCTTTGCAGAAGCGGCAGTGCCACCGCTGATATGGGGTTTATTAGGAAGCGGCTTGGCAATGTGGTGTGGCAGCCTTTGGGAAGCGGCACGCAATAAGTAG
- a CDS encoding N-acetylmuramoyl-L-alanine amidase, producing MKNLILRPQNRIFILLAIIGLLLLLVFLQSHKTINPQTEPPLQTTKKLLSLKCSKPRSTSPITHVMLHFCSYAIENPTNPYRFEDIFKTFETYGVSAHYLIDREGQIYQLVEENRVAYHAGKGHLPHEAHRQNDLNGRSIGIEMMAIGTKKEMKMFMSEAQYEQIPKDCIGFTEAQYKSLNLLLADIRKRHSTISYDRKHIVGHDEYAPTRRSDPGSLFDWKKIGL from the coding sequence ATGAAAAATCTCATTTTACGTCCTCAAAATCGCATTTTTATTCTGTTGGCAATTATAGGATTATTACTTTTATTGGTTTTTTTACAAAGTCATAAGACCATCAATCCACAAACCGAACCGCCCCTTCAAACTACCAAAAAATTATTAAGCCTCAAATGCTCGAAACCGCGCTCAACAAGCCCAATTACGCACGTGATGCTGCATTTTTGCAGTTATGCGATAGAAAATCCTACAAATCCTTACCGTTTTGAGGATATTTTCAAGACTTTTGAAACCTATGGCGTTTCGGCGCACTACCTTATCGATAGAGAAGGGCAGATTTATCAGTTGGTAGAGGAAAATCGGGTTGCGTATCACGCTGGAAAAGGGCATTTGCCACACGAAGCGCACCGCCAAAATGACCTCAACGGGCGTTCTATCGGAATAGAAATGATGGCGATTGGCACAAAAAAAGAGATGAAAATGTTTATGTCGGAAGCGCAATATGAGCAAATTCCGAAAGACTGTATTGGTTTTACAGAGGCACAATATAAAAGTTTGAACCTTTTATTAGCAGATATTCGCAAACGACATAGCACAATTTCCTATGACCGAAAACATATCGTTGGGCATGACGAGTACGCTCCTACGCGCCGAAGCGACCCAGGTAGCCTTTTTGATTGGAAAAAAATAGGACTTTAA
- a CDS encoding Uma2 family endonuclease, giving the protein MENQTKISNIAHLDLEKSYSYADYLTWQFSEIVELIRGKVFRMSPAPKSKHQAISRNLTILLGIHFKRKTCRLYEAPFDVRLSRAKDPKEITTVVQPDLCVICDIEKIDENGCLGAPDLVIEILSKGNSKKEMQIKYELYCEVGVREYWIIDPEREHIFQFILQKDFENPEKNMYFLKKIYLAEDKITAHIFPDLQFEVAEVFED; this is encoded by the coding sequence ATGGAAAATCAGACTAAAATTAGCAACATTGCACACTTAGATTTAGAAAAATCTTATAGTTATGCCGATTATCTCACGTGGCAATTTTCAGAAATTGTCGAATTGATACGTGGCAAAGTCTTTCGAATGTCGCCTGCGCCCAAATCAAAGCATCAGGCTATTTCGCGCAATCTGACCATTCTTTTGGGTATCCATTTCAAAAGAAAAACCTGCCGTTTGTATGAAGCTCCCTTCGATGTGCGCCTTTCGCGTGCCAAAGACCCAAAAGAAATTACAACAGTGGTGCAGCCCGACCTTTGTGTCATTTGCGACATAGAAAAAATAGACGAAAATGGCTGCTTGGGTGCGCCCGATTTAGTGATAGAAATTCTTTCAAAGGGTAATTCTAAAAAAGAAATGCAAATCAAATATGAATTGTATTGTGAAGTAGGCGTGCGCGAATATTGGATAATTGACCCCGAAAGAGAGCATATTTTTCAATTTATCCTACAAAAAGACTTTGAAAATCCCGAAAAAAATATGTATTTCCTAAAAAAAATATATTTAGCCGAAGACAAAATCACTGCCCACATTTTCCCCGATTTACAGTTTGAAGTAGCGGAGGTGTTTGAGGATTGA